Proteins encoded within one genomic window of Couchioplanes caeruleus:
- a CDS encoding DMT family transporter — MGGPPVYGLLLLATAIVFEVIGTSALRASEGFSRLWPSVVVAVSYGVSFLCLSLALKQGLSMGPAYAIWSGVGTALITVVGLYAFSDKITPVAYAGIAVIILGVVLVNLGGGGAH; from the coding sequence ATGGGCGGTCCACCTGTGTACGGGTTACTCCTGCTGGCAACGGCGATCGTCTTCGAGGTCATCGGTACCAGTGCGCTGCGGGCGTCGGAAGGTTTCTCCCGGCTCTGGCCGAGCGTGGTCGTCGCCGTGAGCTACGGGGTGTCGTTCCTATGCCTGTCGTTGGCGCTCAAGCAAGGGCTGAGCATGGGCCCCGCGTATGCGATCTGGTCGGGCGTGGGGACCGCGCTGATCACGGTCGTCGGCCTCTACGCCTTCAGCGACAAGATCACTCCCGTCGCCTACGCGGGCATCGCGGTGATCATCCTCGGGGTGGTCCTCGTCAACCTTGGTGGCGGCGGGGCACACTAG
- a CDS encoding DUF6510 family protein: MNDDYVDGNALAGDLREIFTVDMTSVTGRCAACGYRGTVATLRVYQHAPGQVARCPNCEEVVLRVVRGPGRAWLDLRGTVNLEIPLPF; the protein is encoded by the coding sequence GTGAACGACGACTACGTCGACGGCAACGCCCTCGCCGGGGATCTGCGGGAGATCTTCACCGTCGACATGACGAGCGTGACGGGACGATGCGCGGCGTGCGGATACCGGGGCACGGTGGCGACGTTGCGCGTCTACCAGCACGCTCCAGGACAGGTGGCCCGCTGCCCGAACTGCGAGGAAGTCGTGCTGCGGGTGGTGCGCGGACCGGGCCGCGCGTGGCTGGATCTGCGTGGCACGGTGAACCTGGAGATACCGCTGCCGTTCTGA
- a CDS encoding GGDEF domain-containing protein: MKSEAQRLYADSAVNMQRLAVLRATFTEAGRVALQMIPTTDRTRLAELRTRLYNFTVPEADRLLTALREELGPGPGTLPVDQMITYWQGFRALLNSPTVLATASGTTDTATNDQMVEQVSKAWNALEATVVQMQTDLATRAGEGYARIEREYEQSQRNITLIIAAALIAGIGGVVWLIRDVVPRIQTYSRFAADVADGQLGVRLEPTGSDELSELGHALNRMVERRAAEHDYDTTQAEFSRALQLTKNESEAHQLLKRHLERAIPGATAVVLIRNNSADRLQSATLLPDDGIMAERLAGALPHTCLAVRFAQPNDEIAGHDGLLRCDLCGDGASSSRCEPLLVGGEVIGAVVVQRSQLAEQNKRRITESVVHAAPVLANLRNLALAEHRALTDALTGLPNQRASHDTLLRMAAQSCRALDPLAVVLIDLDHFKQINDLYGHDKGDEVLAAVGAMFAASLRASDFAGRFGGEEFLVLLPGTSSREAKGVAEHLRTAMSAITIPHFERKITASFGVAVLPDHAPDAATLVRQADRALYLAKAAGRDRVHIAADAHAPTPAVRHPRITGAAPDATASTASTADRHPS, from the coding sequence ATGAAATCCGAGGCGCAGCGGCTCTACGCTGACAGCGCCGTGAACATGCAACGGCTCGCGGTGCTGAGAGCGACCTTCACCGAAGCGGGCCGCGTCGCCCTGCAGATGATTCCGACTACCGATCGCACCCGCTTGGCGGAGCTGCGCACGCGGCTCTACAACTTCACCGTTCCCGAAGCGGATCGGTTGCTGACGGCGCTGCGCGAGGAGCTCGGCCCCGGTCCGGGGACTCTGCCCGTGGATCAGATGATTACCTACTGGCAGGGCTTCCGAGCATTGCTGAACTCGCCGACGGTCCTGGCAACCGCTTCGGGCACCACCGACACGGCCACCAACGATCAGATGGTCGAGCAGGTCAGCAAGGCGTGGAACGCGCTCGAGGCGACGGTCGTGCAGATGCAGACCGACCTGGCGACGCGGGCAGGCGAGGGATACGCCCGCATCGAGCGCGAGTACGAGCAGAGCCAGCGCAATATCACCCTCATCATCGCCGCCGCACTGATCGCTGGGATCGGCGGCGTGGTGTGGCTGATCCGCGACGTCGTACCAAGGATCCAGACGTACTCCCGCTTTGCCGCGGATGTTGCCGACGGGCAGTTGGGTGTGCGTCTGGAACCGACCGGTTCGGACGAACTGAGCGAGCTCGGCCACGCCCTGAATCGCATGGTCGAGCGACGAGCCGCAGAACACGACTACGACACCACCCAGGCTGAATTCAGCCGGGCACTTCAGCTGACCAAGAACGAGAGCGAGGCGCACCAACTTCTCAAGCGCCATCTCGAACGCGCCATCCCCGGCGCCACCGCAGTCGTGCTCATCCGCAACAACAGTGCCGATCGGCTCCAGAGTGCCACGCTGCTGCCAGACGACGGCATCATGGCCGAGCGGCTGGCGGGCGCGTTGCCGCACACGTGTCTGGCGGTGCGGTTCGCCCAACCGAACGACGAGATAGCGGGTCACGACGGGCTGCTACGGTGCGACCTGTGTGGCGATGGCGCAAGCTCCTCCCGCTGTGAGCCACTGCTCGTCGGGGGCGAGGTCATCGGTGCCGTCGTCGTCCAGCGGTCGCAGCTCGCCGAGCAGAACAAGCGACGTATCACTGAATCCGTCGTGCACGCCGCTCCCGTGCTGGCGAACCTGCGCAACCTCGCCCTCGCCGAACACCGCGCCCTGACCGACGCCCTGACCGGGCTGCCGAACCAGCGCGCCTCACACGACACGCTGCTGCGGATGGCCGCTCAGTCCTGCCGCGCATTGGACCCGTTGGCCGTCGTCCTGATCGACCTTGATCATTTCAAACAGATCAACGATCTCTACGGCCACGACAAGGGCGACGAGGTGCTCGCCGCGGTCGGCGCCATGTTCGCCGCCTCCCTGCGAGCCAGCGACTTCGCCGGGCGATTCGGCGGGGAGGAGTTCCTGGTGCTGTTGCCCGGAACCAGCAGCCGCGAGGCGAAGGGCGTCGCCGAGCACCTCCGCACCGCCATGTCAGCCATCACCATCCCCCACTTCGAGCGGAAGATCACCGCCAGCTTCGGCGTCGCCGTCCTACCAGACCACGCCCCTGACGCCGCCACCCTCGTCCGCCAAGCCGACCGCGCACTGTACCTGGCAAAGGCGGCCGGCCGTGACCGCGTCCACATTGCCGCCGACGCGCACGCCCCTACGCCAGCGGTCCGCCATCCACGCATCACCGGCGCCGCCCCGGACGCAACGGCATCAACGGCATCAACGGCCGACCGGCACCCATCCTGA
- a CDS encoding PP2C family protein-serine/threonine phosphatase, with the protein MSPIVAGTVGGPSALRSAVAEVQRAVRAAGRGSPDLTGCTLTAFVGDSVDEDTAWLVQLGDSRAYRLRDGLLELLTADHTAAWLGVLNGRYTPQSPQGQSARRRLTRYAGHPQAPEPDVLNVSLRPGDRFLLCTDGVCDEIGDQDMTEALGGIRDPARAVEALLGECAEGDDNATAVLIRVM; encoded by the coding sequence GTGAGCCCCATCGTCGCCGGGACCGTGGGTGGCCCCTCTGCGTTGCGAAGCGCGGTCGCCGAGGTCCAACGGGCGGTACGGGCTGCCGGCCGTGGCTCGCCCGATCTGACCGGGTGCACGCTTACCGCCTTCGTCGGTGACTCCGTCGACGAAGACACGGCATGGCTGGTTCAGTTAGGTGACTCTCGGGCGTACCGTCTTCGCGATGGTCTGCTCGAACTACTCACGGCCGACCATACGGCCGCGTGGCTTGGCGTGCTCAACGGCCGGTACACGCCGCAATCTCCGCAGGGCCAATCCGCCCGCCGCCGGCTCACTCGTTACGCCGGACACCCGCAAGCACCTGAGCCCGATGTGCTCAACGTGAGCCTCCGCCCGGGTGACCGGTTCCTGCTGTGTACTGACGGAGTTTGCGACGAGATCGGTGACCAGGACATGACTGAGGCACTCGGCGGGATCCGCGACCCGGCTCGAGCGGTAGAGGCGCTCCTCGGTGAGTGCGCGGAGGGCGACGACAACGCCACCGCAGTCCTCATACGCGTGATGTAG
- a CDS encoding IS110 family transposase, which yields MLTGHGPALVVVDQPASIGALAIAVARSMGIEVGYLPGPAMRRIAELYPGEGKTDARDAFVIADAARTLPHTLRRVGPDEKAVAALGVLAGYDADLQTRRHGCPTGCTTRCCMSTRRWNGCWASTCAGAASWSCCRQPERCSSFVAWARTRCGGLAPRSRRLAAASPRRSRRAGHLP from the coding sequence GTGCTGACCGGACATGGGCCGGCCCTGGTGGTGGTCGACCAGCCCGCGTCGATCGGGGCACTGGCAATCGCCGTGGCGCGGAGCATGGGGATCGAGGTCGGCTATCTGCCCGGGCCGGCGATGCGTCGCATCGCCGAGCTGTATCCCGGTGAAGGCAAGACCGATGCGCGCGACGCTTTCGTCATCGCGGACGCGGCCCGCACGTTGCCGCACACGCTGCGCCGGGTCGGACCAGATGAGAAAGCCGTGGCTGCGCTGGGCGTGCTTGCCGGTTATGACGCCGATCTGCAAACGAGGCGACACGGTTGTCCAACCGGCTGCACCACGCGCTGCTGCATGTCGACCCGGCGTTGGAACGGCTGCTGGGCCAGCACCTGCGCCGGCGCGGCGTCCTGGAGCTGCTGTCGGCAACCGGAACGCTGCAGCAGCTTTGTAGCCTGGGCGAGAACGCGCTGCGGCGGCTTGGCTCCACGATCGCGGCGCCTTGCGGCAGCTTCCCCACGCAGATCCCGGCGTGCAGGTCATCTGCCGTGA
- a CDS encoding VOC family protein, which produces MTTTEDHRSNPRVGNVDMKLEVVTVPVTDLDRAKAFYARLGWRLDADFVLGGVRAIQFTPAGSGCSIHFSTNDPAAPPGSAQRLFLIVSDIDAARDELAGRGVKVGEVYHLTPDGRASGPAPDRGTYNSYAAFNDPDGNGWLLQEVTTRLPGRIDPGATTFASANDLASALRRAAAAHGEYEKRIGEADENWPDWYAQYMVSEQAGTELPA; this is translated from the coding sequence ATGACCACGACCGAGGACCACCGCAGCAACCCGCGTGTCGGGAACGTCGACATGAAGCTCGAAGTAGTCACCGTTCCGGTCACCGACCTCGACCGTGCGAAGGCGTTCTACGCACGCCTCGGGTGGAGGCTCGACGCAGACTTCGTCCTTGGCGGCGTTCGCGCGATCCAGTTCACGCCTGCGGGCTCCGGATGCTCGATCCATTTCAGCACCAACGATCCTGCCGCCCCGCCGGGGTCCGCCCAGCGCCTGTTTCTGATCGTCTCCGACATCGATGCCGCACGCGACGAGCTGGCCGGGCGCGGCGTCAAGGTCGGCGAGGTATACCACCTGACACCGGATGGTCGCGCCAGCGGGCCGGCACCCGATCGTGGCACCTACAACTCCTATGCCGCGTTCAACGATCCTGACGGCAACGGCTGGCTGCTGCAGGAAGTCACCACGCGGCTGCCCGGTCGCATCGACCCCGGAGCGACGACGTTCGCTTCGGCGAACGACCTGGCGAGCGCGCTTCGGCGTGCAGCGGCAGCCCACGGCGAGTACGAGAAGCGCATCGGTGAGGCAGACGAGAACTGGCCCGATTGGTACGCCCAGTACATGGTGAGTGAGCAGGCAGGCACGGAACTGCCTGCGTGA
- a CDS encoding aminoglycoside phosphotransferase family protein codes for MSEIPDLGPPPQRITVDAEQVRRLISGQFPEPADLPIEPVANGGWDNWTFHLGPNRLVRLPSAAEYALAVDKEHRWLPALAAQLPLPVPAPLAKGKPGAGYPYPWSIYRWLDGEPARVDRIADPVRFALDLAEFLAALQSIDSAGGPQPGIHNWFRGGTLRTYDKKVYDALAELAGHVDAELIREIWARALDARWDGVDRWFHGDIAQGNLLLADGQLAAVIDFGTCGVGDPACDLAIAWTLLTADGRQAFCKRLTVDDATWARGRGWALWKTLASCPDTFEDPEDAKEFANAQRILGEIFSEYTASAVTKPNP; via the coding sequence GTGAGTGAAATTCCGGATCTCGGTCCCCCGCCGCAGCGCATCACCGTCGACGCGGAACAGGTGCGTCGGCTCATCTCCGGCCAGTTCCCGGAACCGGCCGATCTCCCGATCGAGCCGGTAGCCAACGGCGGCTGGGACAACTGGACCTTCCACCTCGGCCCCAACAGGCTAGTGCGTCTGCCCAGCGCCGCCGAGTACGCCTTAGCAGTCGATAAGGAGCATCGGTGGCTCCCGGCCCTCGCCGCTCAGCTGCCGCTGCCCGTCCCTGCCCCACTGGCGAAGGGCAAGCCAGGTGCGGGCTACCCCTATCCCTGGTCGATCTACCGATGGCTCGACGGCGAGCCTGCACGCGTAGACCGCATCGCCGACCCGGTGCGATTCGCGCTCGACCTAGCCGAGTTCTTAGCGGCCCTGCAGAGCATCGACAGCGCCGGCGGTCCGCAGCCGGGCATTCACAACTGGTTCCGGGGTGGCACCCTACGCACCTACGACAAGAAGGTTTACGATGCGCTCGCCGAGTTGGCTGGCCACGTCGATGCCGAGCTGATTCGCGAGATTTGGGCGAGGGCGCTCGACGCCCGCTGGGACGGCGTAGACCGCTGGTTCCATGGAGACATCGCCCAGGGAAACCTTCTACTTGCTGACGGCCAGTTGGCGGCCGTCATTGACTTCGGGACATGCGGCGTCGGTGACCCGGCCTGTGACCTAGCGATTGCCTGGACGTTGCTGACCGCCGACGGCCGGCAGGCATTCTGCAAGCGGCTGACGGTCGACGATGCGACATGGGCGCGCGGACGTGGCTGGGCCCTCTGGAAAACCCTCGCCAGCTGCCCCGACACCTTCGAAGATCCTGAGGACGCGAAAGAATTCGCGAACGCGCAGCGCATCCTCGGCGAAATCTTCTCTGAATACACGGCCAGCGCTGTCACCAAGCCGAACCCTTGA
- a CDS encoding monooxygenase gives MPTQPLRAGERFAQVTMPEAYTPAPPAGGTDEYRCFLVDPGLTGDMFLTGSQFIAQNTDIVHHAIFFRIDGSAVAAARARDDAARGPGWTCFGDAGVGASAAWVASWAPGGTETVLSPDVGFAMPAGSRLVMQVHYSLLTVDPATRPTDRSGIRLRLTDKRLRPLHTTLLTAPVELPCTAAESGPLCDRDAAVADVARRFGAGPAATAGHLVAQCSAGRPVKGDTQHCDHRVKQAGRIHGIGGHMHLLGRAIRVELNPGTRAARTLLDIDAYDFDDQRLRLQAAPVAVAAGDTLRVTCTHDAGLRRQLPQLRSLPPRYVVWGEGTADEMCLGIIVGTHDES, from the coding sequence GTGCCCACGCAACCCCTGCGCGCCGGCGAGCGGTTCGCCCAGGTCACGATGCCGGAGGCGTATACGCCCGCGCCTCCCGCCGGCGGCACCGACGAGTACCGGTGCTTCCTCGTCGACCCAGGGCTGACCGGCGACATGTTCCTGACCGGTAGCCAGTTCATCGCGCAGAACACCGACATCGTCCACCATGCCATCTTCTTCCGGATCGACGGGAGCGCCGTCGCCGCCGCTCGCGCGCGCGACGATGCCGCACGGGGACCCGGCTGGACCTGCTTCGGCGACGCCGGGGTGGGCGCTTCCGCGGCCTGGGTGGCCAGTTGGGCGCCGGGCGGGACCGAGACCGTGCTGAGCCCTGACGTGGGCTTCGCCATGCCGGCCGGCAGCCGGCTCGTCATGCAGGTGCACTACAGCCTCTTGACGGTCGACCCGGCGACGCGGCCGACCGACCGCTCCGGCATCAGGCTGCGGCTGACCGACAAGCGTCTGCGGCCACTGCACACCACGCTGCTCACGGCACCGGTCGAGCTGCCGTGCACGGCCGCGGAGTCTGGCCCGCTGTGCGACCGCGACGCCGCCGTCGCCGACGTGGCTCGCCGCTTCGGTGCCGGACCAGCCGCGACCGCCGGTCACCTGGTGGCACAGTGCAGCGCAGGCCGGCCAGTGAAGGGCGACACCCAGCACTGCGACCACCGGGTGAAGCAGGCCGGCAGGATCCACGGCATCGGCGGGCACATGCACCTGCTCGGCCGGGCGATCCGGGTTGAACTGAACCCGGGAACTCGAGCGGCCCGGACGCTGCTCGACATCGATGCGTACGACTTCGACGACCAGCGGCTGCGGTTGCAGGCGGCACCGGTCGCCGTCGCGGCGGGCGACACCCTGCGGGTGACCTGCACCCACGACGCGGGACTGCGCCGGCAGCTTCCGCAGCTGCGGTCCCTGCCGCCCCGCTACGTGGTCTGGGGCGAGGGCACCGCCGACGAAATGTGCCTCGGTATCATCGTCGGCACCCACGACGAGAGCTGA
- a CDS encoding bifunctional diguanylate cyclase/phosphodiesterase, with the protein MRVRSTLTGYVALLGALTVGYFAVPGWRTATWVVLALCSLIAIVVGVKLHRPRRRAPWLLFAGAVLAFAVGDTMINVQVLVLDRQVGFPSTAHLVYLAIYPLMTAGLIAAIRSRSDNPGLGTVLDTLTVTLGVGVLAWTLLVEPNLTNPGLSLLAKLVSVGYPLGDLVVLATLVQLLTRSRVRGVSVIMVAFAAAALFSGDVLYAAAHLGDGWEIASPIDLAWVVFYGGLGAAALHPSMRCLTEPSPEAEADSRVGVVRIALLCFAASIAPAVLVARALLTQAGEVAAIAVVVIAVFLVVSARLAGVVAHYQQALARERVLGRVHAALSSARSVNEVLAIAERAMGELLAPRPHHAQVWSGAGRQPAQSDIGLRPSVLLPAAELPTELRADMVHLPYGLLLPLTDTGLLVEAESPSPVLVAAGAEVALRRARCSLELLAAQAAEALNRVALNEEITRRQTEEYFRSVVQHASDIIIVINGDGLIRYATPSTARLFGAVTPGTPVLNLLHHQQRAQAETVIEAVRNNRNIDEPTDWCLMRPDGALITVEATCKNLHDDSTVNGLVLTMRDVTEQRRLQHELTGLAYNDGLTGLGNRAYFVERLHQAAQNGVHTDRLVGVLLLDVDDFQAVNDTMGHQAGDELLTVLAERLRAVVANPDDVARLGADEFAVLVTDASHPEALEQRAATLLESLRQPVTVTAGITEHTASCGIASTAQATDGEDLLRQADVALRTAKTAGKNQWARYQAQLHELTRQRIELRAALAQALAEGDFLLHFQPIVRLDDAVPVGYEALVRWQHRTRGMVPPDEFIEVAEDSGLIVELGDWVLGEALRTLAGWRRMAQYTAGESPYVSVNVSARQFRSPGFVDRFRHLLDETGVPADNLLLEITESLLLRDDEQVWTDLMQLRSWGVRIAIDDFGTGYSSLSYLRQFPVDVLKIDKSFLDDMAHSAQQQAVVDAILRLARTLELTVVAEGIEEPTQRQLLLHLGCPLGQGYLFSRPVPAGEIAHPARRRPVDAT; encoded by the coding sequence ATGCGTGTTCGCTCGACCCTGACCGGCTACGTAGCTCTACTCGGCGCGCTGACCGTCGGGTACTTCGCAGTGCCGGGATGGCGGACTGCGACATGGGTTGTGCTGGCTCTTTGCAGTCTGATCGCCATCGTCGTCGGCGTGAAGCTTCATCGTCCCCGCCGACGGGCCCCGTGGCTGCTCTTCGCTGGCGCGGTGCTCGCCTTCGCCGTAGGCGACACCATGATCAACGTCCAGGTCTTGGTACTCGACAGGCAGGTCGGGTTTCCGTCCACCGCCCACCTGGTCTACCTGGCCATCTATCCGCTGATGACCGCAGGATTGATAGCCGCCATCAGGAGCCGGTCGGACAATCCTGGACTAGGAACGGTGTTGGACACGCTCACCGTCACCCTGGGCGTCGGCGTCCTAGCGTGGACCCTCCTGGTCGAGCCGAACCTCACCAATCCTGGCCTCAGCTTGCTGGCAAAGCTCGTATCGGTTGGCTATCCCCTGGGCGACCTGGTCGTCCTGGCGACGCTCGTGCAACTGCTGACCCGTTCTCGCGTGCGCGGCGTATCGGTGATCATGGTGGCGTTCGCCGCGGCGGCGCTCTTCAGCGGCGATGTGCTCTACGCGGCCGCGCATCTGGGGGACGGCTGGGAGATTGCAAGCCCGATCGACCTGGCCTGGGTCGTCTTCTACGGCGGATTGGGTGCTGCCGCCCTGCATCCGTCGATGCGGTGCCTTACCGAGCCGTCGCCGGAGGCCGAGGCCGACTCCAGGGTCGGCGTGGTTCGGATCGCGTTGCTGTGTTTCGCCGCCAGCATCGCCCCGGCGGTGCTCGTCGCCAGGGCGCTGTTGACCCAGGCGGGTGAAGTAGCCGCCATCGCGGTCGTGGTGATTGCCGTCTTTCTCGTGGTCTCCGCGCGCCTTGCGGGCGTCGTCGCGCATTACCAGCAAGCGCTCGCCCGAGAGCGTGTACTGGGTCGCGTTCACGCGGCGCTGTCGAGCGCGCGTAGCGTCAACGAGGTGTTGGCCATTGCTGAGCGGGCCATGGGAGAACTGCTGGCGCCAAGGCCGCACCACGCTCAGGTGTGGTCTGGGGCCGGAAGGCAGCCGGCGCAGAGCGACATCGGCCTTCGCCCCTCGGTATTGCTGCCGGCTGCTGAGCTACCCACCGAGTTACGCGCCGACATGGTCCACCTGCCATACGGGCTGCTGCTGCCGCTGACTGATACAGGCCTCCTTGTGGAGGCGGAATCCCCGTCTCCGGTGCTGGTCGCGGCAGGCGCCGAGGTGGCGTTGCGACGTGCACGGTGCTCTTTGGAACTGCTCGCCGCTCAAGCCGCAGAAGCACTCAACCGTGTCGCACTCAACGAAGAGATCACGCGACGGCAGACCGAGGAGTATTTCCGCAGCGTGGTGCAGCACGCCAGCGACATCATCATCGTCATCAACGGCGACGGCCTGATCCGGTACGCGACCCCCTCAACCGCGAGGCTGTTCGGTGCGGTCACGCCGGGTACGCCGGTGTTGAACCTGCTGCACCACCAGCAGCGGGCCCAGGCAGAAACCGTGATCGAAGCGGTGCGTAACAACAGGAACATCGACGAGCCTACCGACTGGTGCCTGATGCGCCCCGACGGCGCGCTGATCACCGTCGAGGCCACGTGCAAGAACCTGCACGACGACTCGACCGTCAACGGGTTGGTGCTCACCATGCGTGACGTCACCGAACAACGACGGCTTCAGCACGAACTCACCGGGCTCGCCTACAACGACGGTCTCACTGGGCTAGGCAACCGAGCCTATTTCGTGGAACGTTTGCACCAGGCAGCCCAGAACGGGGTACATACCGATCGGCTCGTTGGTGTTCTCCTCCTGGACGTCGACGACTTTCAGGCCGTCAACGACACTATGGGTCACCAAGCCGGTGACGAGCTGCTCACCGTACTGGCTGAACGACTACGCGCAGTCGTTGCCAACCCCGATGACGTCGCCCGGCTCGGCGCGGACGAATTCGCCGTACTGGTGACCGACGCCTCTCATCCCGAAGCACTGGAGCAGCGTGCCGCGACGCTGCTGGAAAGCCTGCGCCAACCGGTCACCGTGACGGCGGGCATCACCGAGCACACCGCCAGCTGCGGTATCGCCAGCACGGCACAAGCCACCGACGGCGAGGACCTACTGCGTCAGGCCGACGTCGCACTGCGCACCGCGAAAACGGCCGGCAAGAACCAATGGGCTCGCTACCAGGCACAGCTGCACGAGCTCACCCGACAACGAATCGAGCTGCGCGCGGCCCTGGCCCAGGCGCTCGCAGAAGGAGACTTCCTCCTGCACTTCCAGCCCATCGTCAGACTCGACGACGCCGTACCGGTCGGCTACGAAGCACTGGTGCGCTGGCAGCACCGGACAAGAGGGATGGTGCCACCGGACGAATTCATCGAAGTAGCGGAGGACAGCGGACTCATCGTGGAACTCGGCGACTGGGTTCTGGGGGAGGCATTACGAACGCTGGCCGGCTGGCGCCGCATGGCGCAGTACACCGCTGGAGAATCACCGTATGTCAGCGTCAACGTCTCCGCTCGCCAGTTCCGCAGCCCGGGCTTCGTGGACCGGTTCCGGCATCTGCTCGACGAAACCGGTGTCCCCGCCGACAACCTGCTACTAGAGATCACCGAGAGTCTCCTGCTCCGCGACGACGAACAGGTCTGGACGGACCTCATGCAGCTGCGCTCTTGGGGAGTGCGGATCGCGATCGACGACTTCGGCACGGGATACTCCTCGCTCAGCTACCTGCGCCAGTTCCCCGTCGACGTACTGAAGATCGACAAATCCTTCCTCGACGACATGGCGCACTCGGCACAACAACAGGCCGTCGTGGACGCGATCTTGCGACTGGCCAGAACCCTGGAACTAACGGTCGTCGCGGAAGGGATCGAGGAACCAACCCAACGACAGCTGCTCCTGCACCTCGGCTGTCCGCTCGGTCAGGGCTACCTATTCTCCCGGCCCGTACCCGCCGGCGAAATCGCACACCCGGCAAGACGACGACCCGTGGACGCGACATGA
- a CDS encoding IS701 family transposase, which translates to MTNVDVAVWSAELDRLHARIAGRFTRAEPRRRARQYLCGLVAGLDRTNGWTLAEQAGDVSPDGMQRLLRWADWDVDTVRDDVRDYVVEHLGDPQSVLIIDDTGFLKKGVKSAGVARQYSGTAGRVENCQVGVFLAYRSCKGHALIDRQLYLPQAWTDDRERCRAAGIPDEVGFATKVEMARTMLGRAFAAGIAPGWVTMDEAYGQSKSLRVWMEEHDQAHVVATRRNDDVVTTSMGFARVDNLIAALPGRAWSRISAGPGAHGPREYHWARTPIRVFWRPGRGHWLLARRNISTGELAYYVCYGPRQTRLMDLARVAGSRWAVEECFQQAKNGAGLDEYQVRDWRAWYAHITLSMAAHAWLVVAKTLTAKGEPAPAST; encoded by the coding sequence GTGACGAATGTCGATGTTGCGGTGTGGTCGGCGGAATTGGATCGGTTGCATGCCCGGATCGCGGGCCGGTTCACGCGTGCGGAGCCGCGGCGGCGGGCCCGGCAGTACCTGTGCGGGCTGGTCGCGGGCCTGGATCGGACCAATGGTTGGACCCTGGCGGAGCAGGCCGGCGATGTGTCGCCGGACGGAATGCAACGCCTGTTGCGGTGGGCGGACTGGGACGTCGACACAGTCCGTGACGACGTGCGGGACTACGTGGTCGAGCACCTCGGCGACCCGCAGAGTGTACTGATCATTGACGACACCGGCTTTCTGAAGAAGGGCGTGAAGTCCGCCGGCGTGGCCCGTCAGTACTCGGGAACGGCCGGCAGGGTCGAGAACTGCCAGGTCGGGGTGTTCCTGGCTTACCGCTCGTGCAAGGGTCACGCGTTGATCGACCGGCAGTTGTATCTGCCGCAGGCCTGGACCGACGACCGTGAACGCTGTCGGGCTGCGGGGATCCCGGACGAGGTCGGCTTCGCCACCAAGGTCGAGATGGCCCGCACCATGCTCGGCCGGGCGTTCGCCGCGGGGATCGCACCCGGGTGGGTGACGATGGACGAGGCCTACGGGCAGTCGAAGTCGCTGCGGGTGTGGATGGAAGAGCACGACCAGGCGCATGTGGTCGCCACCCGCCGCAACGATGACGTGGTCACCACCAGCATGGGCTTCGCCCGCGTCGACAACCTGATCGCCGCGCTGCCGGGCCGGGCCTGGTCGAGGATCTCGGCCGGGCCCGGCGCTCACGGACCCCGCGAATACCACTGGGCGCGGACGCCGATCCGGGTGTTCTGGCGGCCGGGTCGCGGGCACTGGCTGCTCGCTCGCCGCAACATCAGCACGGGCGAGCTGGCCTACTACGTCTGCTACGGACCTCGCCAGACCCGGCTGATGGACCTGGCCCGCGTAGCCGGCAGCCGCTGGGCCGTGGAGGAATGCTTCCAGCAAGCCAAAAACGGTGCCGGTCTCGACGAGTATCAGGTCCGTGACTGGCGGGCCTGGTATGCCCACATCACCTTGTCGATGGCCGCGCACGCTTGGCTCGTCGTCGCGAAAACCCTTACCGCAAAGGGGGAACCTGCACCGGCGAGCACATGA